A section of the Meles meles chromosome 8, mMelMel3.1 paternal haplotype, whole genome shotgun sequence genome encodes:
- the LMO1 gene encoding rhombotin-1 isoform X3 — protein MMVLDKEDGVPMLSVQPKGKQKGCAGCNRKIKDRYLLKALDKYWHEDCLKCACCDCRLGEVGSTLYTKANLILCRRDYLRLFGTTGNCAACSKLIPAFEMVMRARDNVYHLDCFACQLCNQSEEFLCLEGNALMGTATHSYFVWETNSS, from the exons GCGTGCCCATGCTCTCCGTCCAGCCCAAAGGCAAGCAGAAGGGCTGTGCGGGCTGCAACCGCAAGATCAAGGACCGCTACCTGCTGAAGGCGCTGGACAAGTACTGGCATGAGGACTGCCTCAAGTGTGCCTGCTGTGACTGCCGCCTGGGCGAGGTGGGCTCCACCCTCTACACCAAGGCCAACCTCATTCTGTGCCGGCGCGACTACCTGAG GCTTTTTGGCACCACGGGCAACTGCGCTGCCTGCAGCAAGCTGATCCCAGCCTTCGAGATGGTGATGCGGGCCCGGGACAATGTGTATCACCTCGACTGCTTCGCTTGCCAGCTCTGCAACCAGAG TGAGGAGTTCCTGTGCCTGGAAGGGAATGCCCTGATGGGAACAGCTACTCACTCCT ATTTTGTGTGGGAGACAAATTCTTCCTGA
- the LMO1 gene encoding rhombotin-1 isoform X2 — MVLDQEDGVPMLSVQPKGKQKGCAGCNRKIKDRYLLKALDKYWHEDCLKCACCDCRLGEVGSTLYTKANLILCRRDYLRLFGTTGNCAACSKLIPAFEMVMRARDNVYHLDCFACQLCNQRFCVGDKFFLKNNMILCQMDYEEGQLNGTFESQVQ; from the exons GCGTGCCCATGCTCTCCGTCCAGCCCAAAGGCAAGCAGAAGGGCTGTGCGGGCTGCAACCGCAAGATCAAGGACCGCTACCTGCTGAAGGCGCTGGACAAGTACTGGCATGAGGACTGCCTCAAGTGTGCCTGCTGTGACTGCCGCCTGGGCGAGGTGGGCTCCACCCTCTACACCAAGGCCAACCTCATTCTGTGCCGGCGCGACTACCTGAG GCTTTTTGGCACCACGGGCAACTGCGCTGCCTGCAGCAAGCTGATCCCAGCCTTCGAGATGGTGATGCGGGCCCGGGACAATGTGTATCACCTCGACTGCTTCGCTTGCCAGCTCTGCAACCAGAG ATTTTGTGTGGGAGACAAATTCTTCCTGAAGAACAACATGATCTTGTGTCAGATGGACTATGAGGAGGGACAGCTCAATGGCACCTTTGAATCCCAGGTGCAGTAA
- the LMO1 gene encoding rhombotin-1 isoform X1, with the protein MMVLDKEDGVPMLSVQPKGKQKGCAGCNRKIKDRYLLKALDKYWHEDCLKCACCDCRLGEVGSTLYTKANLILCRRDYLRLFGTTGNCAACSKLIPAFEMVMRARDNVYHLDCFACQLCNQRFCVGDKFFLKNNMILCQMDYEEGQLNGTFESQVQ; encoded by the exons GCGTGCCCATGCTCTCCGTCCAGCCCAAAGGCAAGCAGAAGGGCTGTGCGGGCTGCAACCGCAAGATCAAGGACCGCTACCTGCTGAAGGCGCTGGACAAGTACTGGCATGAGGACTGCCTCAAGTGTGCCTGCTGTGACTGCCGCCTGGGCGAGGTGGGCTCCACCCTCTACACCAAGGCCAACCTCATTCTGTGCCGGCGCGACTACCTGAG GCTTTTTGGCACCACGGGCAACTGCGCTGCCTGCAGCAAGCTGATCCCAGCCTTCGAGATGGTGATGCGGGCCCGGGACAATGTGTATCACCTCGACTGCTTCGCTTGCCAGCTCTGCAACCAGAG ATTTTGTGTGGGAGACAAATTCTTCCTGAAGAACAACATGATCTTGTGTCAGATGGACTATGAGGAGGGACAGCTCAATGGCACCTTTGAATCCCAGGTGCAGTAA